Proteins encoded by one window of Yamadazyma tenuis chromosome 2, complete sequence:
- the FTH1_1 gene encoding fts3-like protein (COG:P; EggNog:ENOG503Q2ZK), with protein MPAPSNSVGSPHIRAEMNGTQSRTVPFQKGSFGESVDTYSEKYSMFIVPFIITLREGMEAIVLVGGIGINENTSVASIVISTFTAIIIGTIIGILSYRTGDSLSLRWFKMCSTGLLYLIAAGLFSKGVWNFELQKFIDCCEGFNVKETGHGPGSYDITKSVWHVICCNGELQDHGAF; from the exons ATGCCAGCCCCAAGCAACTCAGTGGGATCTCC ACATATCAGAGCGGAAATGAACGGTACTCAATCTAGAACGGTACCCT TCCAGAAAGGGTCTTTTGGCGAGTCTGTCGATACGTATAGCGAAAAATATTCGATGTTCATTGTCCCCTTCATAATCACGTTGAGAGAAGGAATGGAAGCCATTGTGTTGGTTGGGGGCATTGGAATCAACGAAAACACCTCTGTGGCGTCCATTGTGATTTCCACTTTCACGGCCATAATTATAGGTACCATCATTGGGATCTTGCTGTATCGTACCGGGGACTCATTGTCTTTACGGTGGTTCAAGATGTGTTCCACTGGCCTTCTCTATTTAATTGCGGCAGGGCTTTTCAGCAAGGGCGTGTGGAATTTTGAATTGCAGAAATTCATCGACTGTTGTGAAGGGTTTAATGTGAAGGAGACGGGCCATGGGCCTGGGTCCTAcgacatcaccaagagcGTATGGCACGTGATCTGCTGTAACGGGGAACTTCAGGACCATGGGGCGTTTTGA
- the PGM2 gene encoding Phosphoglucomutase-2 (EggNog:ENOG503NV3F; COG:G) encodes MLRSSRIATVRPVRAFSLSASFHKWNDIPLAPPDKILGISEAYVKDSNSNKINLGVGAYRNNSGKPIIFPSVKKAELVLLETETEKEYTGITGNKNYQSLVKNFIFNNSGKDAAGEELISSGRIVTAQTISGTGSLRVIADFLNRFYSSKNVIVPKPTWANHVAVLADAGLNPSFYAYYNTEVNGLDFDNLLDSISKAEDESVILLHACCHNPTGMDLTPEQWDQVLELVVKKNLFPMVDMAYQGFASGDPFKDIESIRKLNKLVVEGKIKSYSLCQSFAKNMGLYGERTGSISIITESQEHSKSVESQLKKLIRPMYSSPPIHGSKIVETIMSNPELLQDWLSDLNDVVGRLNAVRTKLYEKLDKSIYNWDHLNQQRGMFIYTGLSKEQVIKLREEYSVYATEDGRFSISGVNDANVDYLADAMNKVIRDFVYSIAMIVQTSPYLDQKPGTSGLRKKVTVFKQKHYSENFIQAILDAIPQGAQDATLVIGGDGRYYNDHIIQLIIRIGSANGVRKLIVGQNGILSTPATSHVIRIKGATGGIILTASHNPGGPTNDLGIKYNLENGGPAPESVTNKIFEVSKKISEIKIDEVEELDLSKIGVFKAGSLEVEIIDSTRDYVDMLKAIFDFSLIKSFISANPKFTVLFDALNGVTGPYGYEIFVKELGLPESSIQNFVPLPDFGGLHPDPNLTYAKTLVSKVDSDDISFGAASDGDGDRNMIYGAKTFVSPGDSVAIISEYADFIPYFKEQGIYGLARSMPTSAAIDLVAKAKGLNCYEVPTGWKFFCSLFDSKKLSICGEESFGTGSNHIREKDGLWAIIAWLNVLAGFNKLYPDEEPSIKSVQDKFWEKYGRTFFTRYDYENVDSDGANSIINILTKIIETKSSLPGYEIKESGNFSYTDLDGSVSSNQGLFIKFISGLRVVLRLSGTGSSGATIRLYFEKYSDDRSKKSQKVDEYLAEDVKYIIELLKFKQFIGREEPDVKT; translated from the exons ATGTTGAGAAGTTCCAGAATTGCCACCGTCAGACCTGTCAGAGCCTTTAGCTTATCTGCTTCTTTTCACAAATGGAATGATATTCCTTTGGCTCCCCCAGACAAAATCTTGGGGATCAGTGAAGCTTACGTGAAAGATTCAAACTCTAACAAAATTAACTTGGGAGTTGGTGCCTACAGAAACAACAGCGGTAAGCCAATTATTTTCCCATCAGTCAAGAAGGCTGAATTGGTGTTGTTAGAAACTGAAACCGAAAAAGAGTACACCGGTATTACTGGTAACAAGAATTACCAGTCACttgtcaagaacttcattttcaacaacagtGGAAAAGATGCCGCCGGAGAAGAATTGATCAGTTCGGGCAGAATCGTCACTGCCCAAACCATTAGTGGAACCGGTTCGTTGAGAGTCATTgctgatttcttgaacagaTTCTACTCCAGCAAAAACGTTATTGTGCCAAAGCCAACCTGGGCCAACCATGTGGCAGTCTTGGCCGATGCTGGCTTGAACCCAAGCTTCTACGCTTATTACAACACCGAAGTCAATGGCTTGGACtttgacaacttgttggactcGATCTCTAAGGCTGAAGATGAGTCTGTCATTTTGTTACACGCTTGTTGTCACAACCCCACCGGTATGGACTTAACTCCTGAACAGTGGGATCAAgtgttggaattggtggtCAAAAAGAATTTGTTCCCAATGGTCGACATGGCCTACCAAGGATTCGCTTCGGGTGACCCATTCAAGGACATTGAGCTGATTagaaagttgaacaagttggtggttgaGGGTAAGATCAAATCCTACTCTTTGTGTCAATCATTTGCCAAGAACATGGGATTGTACGGTGAAAGAACCGGCTCTATTTCCATTATCACTGAATCTCAGGAACACTCAAAGTCAGTTGAGTcccaattgaagaagttgatcagACCAATGTACTCTTCTCCTCCAATCCACGGTTCCAAGATTGTAGAAACAATCATGTCAAACCCAGAATTGTTGCAAGACTGGTTGAGTGACTTGAATGATGTGGTGGGAAGATTGAATGCCGTCAGAACTAAATTGTACGAGAAATTGGACAAGCTGATCTATAACTGGGACCACTTGAATCAGCAAAGAGGTATGTTTATCTACACTGGTTTGAGCAAGGAACAAGTTATCAAGTTGAGGGAAGAATACTCTGTTTATGCTACGGAAGACGGAAGATTCTCTATCTCTGGTGTCAATGATGCCAATGTCGACTACTTGGCAGATGCTATGAACAAAGTCATTAGAG attttgttTACTCAATTGCTATGATCGTCCAAACCAGTCCATACTTGGACCAGAAGCCTGGAACATCAGGCTTAAGAAAGAAAGTCACtgttttcaaacaaaagcACTATAGTGAAAACTTCATTCAAGCCATCTTGGATGCGATTCCACAAGGTGCTCAGGATGCTACTTTGGTGATTGGTGGCGATGGCCGCTACTACAACGACCATATCATCCAGCTCATCATCAGGATCGGGTCTGCCAACGGTGTTAGAAAGTTAATTGTCGGTCAAAACGGTATCTTATCTACTCCTGCTACCTCCCATGTTATACGTATTAAAGGGGCCACTGGAGGAATAATCTTGACGGCTTCACATAATCCGGGTGGGCCCACGAATGACTTGGGAATAAAGTACAACTTGGAGAATGGGGGACCCGCTCCCGAACTGGtgaccaacaaaatcttcgAAGTGTCCAAGAAGATCTCGGAGATTAAAATCGACGAGGTGGAGGAATTAGATCTCTCCAAAATTGGGGTATTCAAGGCAGGTAGCTTGGAAGTGGAAATCATTGATTCTACCAGAGACTATGTGGACATGTTAAAGGCAATTTTCGATTTCTCCTTGATCAAACTGTTCATCTCTGCCAACCCAAAGTTCACCGTTTTATTTGATGCTTTGAACGGTGTCACTGGCCCTTACGGATACGAAATTTTTGTCAAAGAGTTGGGATTGCCTGAGTCTTCGATTCAGAACTTCGTACCTTTGcctgattttggtggtttaCATCCAGATCCTAACTTGACTTATGCAAAGACATTAGTGTCGAAAGTTGATAGTGATGACATTTCTTTCGGTGCTGCTTCTGATGGTGACGGTGATAGAAACATGATTTATGGGGCCAAGACCTTTGTTTCTCCTGGAGACTCTGTAGCAATTATCTCGGAGTATGCCGATTTCATTCCTTACTTCAAGGAACAGGGTATTTATGGATTGGCAAGATCAATGCCGACTTCAGCAGCTATTGACTTGGTTGCCAAAGCCAAGGGCTTGAACTGCTACGAGGTCCCTACAGGCTGGAAGTTTTTCTGCTCCTTATTCGACTCTAAGAAGTTGAGTATCTGTGGTGAAGAAAGTTTTGGTACCGGTTCTAACCATATCAGAGAAAAGGATGGTTTATGGGCCATTATTGCTTGGTTGAACGTTTTGGCAGGATTTAACAAGTTATACCCTGATGAGGAACCAAGTATCAAGTCGGTGCAAGACAAGTTTTGGGAAAAGTATGGTAGAACCTTTTTCACAAGGTATGACTACGAAAATGTGGATTCTGACGGAGCCAACAGCATCATAAACATATTGACAAAAATTATTGAAACCAAGTCAAGCTTGCCTGGTTACGAAATCAAAGAATCGGGCAACTTTAGCTACACCGATTTAGATGGTTCTGTATCTTCTAACCAAGGTTtattcatcaagttcatcagCGGGTTGAGAGTTGTCTTGAGATTATCTGGTACCGGCTCTTCAGGTGCAACCATAAGATTGTACTTTGAGAAATATAGTGATGATAGATCAAAGAAGAGTCAAAAAGTCGATGAATACTTGGCTGAAGACGTCAAATATATCAttgagttgttgaagttcaaacaATTCATTGGTAGGGAAGAACCTGATGTTAAAACCTAG
- a CDS encoding uncharacterized protein (EggNog:ENOG503NU3I; COG:P), whose product MALILLVLLFFLLGLTASDCLTPNLHFISKFLNLSDSLAGLTLVAMGNSSPDILSNYKAMSLGHADLAVSELIGACFFVTSVVIGTISILRPFRLPKTLFTRDSSFLILVIVVIVSALLSGSLTVFTCILLIGCYLVYVGYVVITHSIAKKRILARARDLRIRSAYLPDSHIAVRTEDEDEEEEAYGVEPTLMHLPSIEELNLSNIDDEIYQTELSNEIDQVRFNLADDVDLSGSYGMKQLIHELLHHRKHQAPIQLQIDRGLGITMTDNSAISGERSVDNQYLFSDFLSPEQSFLSKLVDLSEVPTSMLGKIQFFTTFPFRAVINLTTPVAILDDIDIIEPDFFRIACILVFVNMNLWPSALSGGLFVNLPFTLIIVSALVRFKLKIIYAVVGFLSSVMWVSIFATEIINILKTFSIVYQVSDVILGFTAFALGNSIGDFISNFVIAKLGMPLMAFSACFGSPILSLTSMGISGLVIIGASDSSSKSFIQKGAYIINSSRSLVVLALGLINNMMLIFFLSRKFNGYMNEKVGMALIVNWSAISTICVILESI is encoded by the coding sequence ATGGCATTGATTCTCCTTGTGCTAttgttctttttgttgggACTCACGGCGTCGGATTGTTTGACTCCTAACTTACACTTCATCTCAAAGTTTCTCAATCTACTGGATAGCTTGGCAGGTTTGACACTTGTGGCAATGGGCAACAGCAGTCCCGACATATTAAGTAACTACAAGGCCATGTCTTTGGGTCACGCTGACTTAGCCGTGTCAGAGCTCATTGGGGCATGTTTTTTCGTGACTTCTGTGGTGATTGGCACCATTTCAATTTTGCGTCCGTTCAGACTCCCCAAAACCTTGTTTACTAGAGATCTGTCATTCTTGATATTGGTTATAGTGGTGATAGTTCTGGCCTTACTATCAGGTTCTCTCACGGTATTTACGTGTATCTTGTTGATTGGATGTTATTTGGTATATGTGGGATATGTGGTGATAACTCACTCTATTGCCAAGAAAAGAATATTGGCAAGAGCCAGAGACCTCCGTATACGAAGTGCGTACTTGCCCGACTCGCATATTGCTGTCCGTActgaggatgaagatgaagaagaagaagcgTATGGAGTAGAACCTACCCTTATGCACCTACCAAGCATTGAGgaattgaacttgtctAACATAGATGACGAAATTTACCAAACAGAGTTATCTAACGAGATAGACCAGGTACGTTTCAATCTTGCTGACGATGTGGACTTATCTGGATCTTATGGAATGAAACAATTGATACACGAATTACTTCATCACCGCAAACACCAAGCACCCATTCAACTACAAATTGATCGTGGTCTTGGTATCACCATGACCGATAATAGTGCCATCTCAGGTGAACGGTCAGTGGATAACCAGTACTTGTTCAGCGATTTTCTTTCTCCTGAACAGCTGTTTCTTCTGAAACTCGTGGATTTGTCTGAAGTACCTACAAGCATGCTCGGGAAAATTCAATTCTTTACGACATTTCCTTTCAGGGCTGTCATTAACCTCACAACCCCTGTGGCGATACTCGACGACATTGATATAATTGAACCTGACTTTTTCAGAATTGCATGCATCTTGGTGTTTGTCAATATGAACTTGTGGCCCTCCGCATTAAGCGGCGGGCTCTTTGTAAACCTTCCATTTACCTTGATCATAGTCTCGGCTTTGGTACGTTTCAAGCTCAAAATAATATATGCAGTTGTTGGGTTCTTGTCGTCGGTAATGTGGGTTTcaatttttgcaaccgaAATTATCAACATTCTCAAGACATTCTCAATTGTGTACCAGGTTAGTGATGTGATTTTAGGATTTACAGCATTTGCTCTTGGAAACTccattggtgatttcatctCCAATTTCGTGATTGCCAAGCTAGGTATGCCTTTAATGGCATTTTCAGCCTGTTTTGGTAGTCCCATATTGTCTCTCACATCTATGGGAATTAGTGGGCTCGTTATTATTGGTGCTAGCGATTCTAGTTCTAAAAGTTTTATCCAAAAGGGAGCGTATATCATCAATTCGTCTCGaagtttggtggttttggcaTTAGGTTTGATCAATAACATGATGTTGATCTTTTTTCTCAGCAGAAAATTCAACGGGTATATGAACGAGAAGGTTGGTATGGCGTTGATAGTTAACTGGCTGGCTATCAGCACTATTTGTGTGATACTAGAAAGTATTTAA
- a CDS encoding uncharacterized protein (EggNog:ENOG503NZDS; COG:S), with the protein MEDPNVTKRKKTPPIAKKVNKTRRNAQATRTLRACDLCRKQKTRCFRVDENSNSCLRCSFLNKPCSFAITAGGFRLDGDPGISGASDTKKLDLIYSGVNEILRLIKSKGPGVVNDNDARLLLEAANTMKDTSIPPGNNGEEPDHEKMVTNPIDLENQSTFQSPTNSLEIAPFQIVNNQLKPEHVPKNIENLLSLSSFKQNPTPPGTGNIISLNLIPFNEVIHLMNDFRRNYGRWISFPSNLPTEILIERLTNKSPLLLTTCCVLSLRYSFNNINPGDINNLVRKRLVFNSLVKQLAKEMNLNLMRVNCFKGVSGDIELLQSLVILAIYSSSLTSIISSNCQALVKASGNNSSMNLKEFNLSLNDFNLDPWFLSGLGLNLFVSKVTFGSLIPKENIDLNASLNSPFTILYDEELDSNEYQILTLMRIYNHLVLVHIINCVFSGRMCIVDEIRLNNCNMTLGLPSSTNFDGRMVSEISILLITYNFIQLNTNMGIMSLEELNLNLGATIREIQAWYDQWEYLLQQPALQFVEVCYNFCNLLIYYTYNYQKHLILNNLRNLNATSDMFNEDNLKFIMNISSPHDKVKMFEYSNNIMTFINLINNDSYFAHLSDQLQFCFYFAGLFLLKFLYILRSEDNLRLVDLSDVNDMNSLGNIKTLISKFNNINNLEVNDSDIITKFKISLKHQFKKLFPEFS; encoded by the coding sequence ATGGAAGACCCTAACGTTACtaagagaaagaagacGCCTCCTATCGCCAAGAAGGTGAATaaaaccagaagaaatgCTCAGGCCACTCGAACTTTGCGTGCCTGTGATCTTTGTAGAAAACAAAAGACAAGATGTTTTCGGGTTGACGAAAACTCAAACTCATGCTTGAGATGTTCCTTTTTAAATAAACCGTGTTCTTTTGCCATAACCGCTGGCGGGTTCAGGCTTGATGGTGATCCTGGAATATCGGGTGCTAGCGACACTAAAaaattggacttgattTACAGCGGAGTCAACGAGATCCTTAGACTAATCAAAAGTAAGGGCCCTGGAGTTGTTAATGACAATGATGCcaggcttcttcttgaggCCGCCAATACTATGAAGGATACTTCTATACCTCCAGGAAACAATGGCGAAGAGCCTGATCATGAAAAGATGGTTACCAACCCTATTGATTTGGAGAACCAGTCGACATTCCAATCTCCAACCAATTCACTTGAAATAGCTCCGTTCCAAATTGTCAATAACCAACTCAAGCCGGAGCATGTTCCCAAGAATATCGAGAATCTTTTGTCTCTTTCATCATTCAAACAGAATCCTACACCACCTGGAACTGGGAATATTATTTCACTTAATCTCATACCATTTAACGAGGTCATCCACTTGATGAACGATTTTAGGAGAAACTATGGCCGGTGGATTTCTTTCCCTTCAAACTTACCCACCGAGATTCTCATCGAGAGATTGACCAACAAGTCTCCTTTATTACTCACCACTTGTTGTGTTCTCTCGTTGAGATAtctgttcaacaacattaATCCTGGAGACATTAACAATTTGGTACGTAAGCGATTGGTGTTCAATTCGTTGGTGAAACAGTTagccaaagaaatgaacttgaacttgatgaggGTAAACTGTTTCAAGGGTGTGTCGGGAGATATAGAATTGTTGCaaagtttggtgattttaGCAATTTACTCTTCATCGTTGACGTCAATTATTCTGTCGAATTGTCAAGCGTTGGTGAAAGCCTCGGGAAATAACAGCAGtatgaacttgaaggaattcAATTTGAGTTTAAATGATTTCAATCTTGATCCGTGGTTTCTAAGTGGATTGGGCTTGAATTTGTTCGTATCAAAGGTGACCTTTGGTAGCTTGATCCCGAAGGAAAACATAGACTTGAATGCTTCCCTCAACTCTCCCTTCACTATTTTATACgatgaagagttggacTCCAATGAGTATCAGATTCTTACCCTCATGCGTATTTACAATCACCTAGTGTTGGTACACATTATAAATTGTGTCTTCAGTGGCAGAATGTGCATTGTGGATGAGATCAGACTTAATAACTGTAACATGACCTTGGGCTTGCCATCGTCTACCAACTTCGACGGGAGAATGGTACTGGAAATCAGCATTTTATTGATAACGTACAACTTTATTCAGCTCAATACCAATATGGGAATCATGtctttggaagagttgaaccTCAACTTGGGTGCAACAATTCGAGAAATACAAGCTTGGTACGATCAATGGGAATATTTATTACAGCAACCGGCCTTACAATTTGTGGAAGTATGCTACAACTTCTGTAATCTTTTGATCTACTACACCTACAATTATCAAAAGCATTTGATCTTAAACAACCTCAGAAATCTTAATGCGACCTCCGATATGTTCAACGAAGATAATCTCAAATTCATCATGAATATTAGTTCTCCACATGACAAAGTTAAGATGTTTGAGTATTCCAACAACATTATGACATTTatcaatctcatcaacaatgattCATATTTTGCCCATTTATCGGACCAGCTCCAGTTCTGCTTCTACTTTGCAGGGTTGTTCCtattgaagttcttgtaTATTCTCAGGTCGGAGGATAATCTTCGGCTTGTGGACCTATCGGACGTGAATGATATGAATTCCCTTGGGAATATCAAAACCTTaatttccaagttcaacaatattAATAACCTTGAAGTCAATGACAGTGATATCATCACTAAATTCAAAATCAGCTTGAAGCACCAATTCAAAAAATTGTTTCCCGAATTCAGCTAA
- a CDS encoding uncharacterized protein (EggNog:ENOG503NUJC; COG:P,Q) — translation MASFTGCLNLEGELKPEILKGVAGMCAKNSYNVTVDQLEDAYEYYKTSAVSIDDIPNFNFSIPVDVPILVDRATVMDYKISYINFLGNYNNSIYYGSGSLGYWALALLIASIAHWTKFLAPEFVKKRCGRYTNWFRKNLTMSAVSKTRAEPMKIKGVAIALIPTRLETAVTVGYLVVVIICAGCEIKYYPREMVFASKTQALARYIAVRTGILASFSAPLLILFAGRNNFLQWATGWNFATFIAYHRWVGRVVFTLVLVHAVGYTITFKGRYAEEMAENYVIWGTIATVAGGLIMVQGLLVLRRRSYEIFLFLHIVLAALFIGGAWLHVDTLGYINWYYATTAIWCVDRVVRVIRLVLFGFPVSTVQLVAGETLKVITPKPSYWKSVPGGHAFIHFIRPSCFWQSHPFTFTEAVETNDKIVLYCKIKGGVTHGLYKHIASQPGQTVKMRVGIEGPYGEPTAAKYCDTAVFVAGGNGIPGIYSEAYDLARRDSKQKVKLVWIVREYKSLDWFYEELQFLKGKNIETIVYVTRPINQAADSDQEKKKTEDSDESSFKAAEDLCHVEFRHGRPDVEDFVKHEIDESNGSIGFVTCGHPEMVDHLRYVVSHNLSEEKRIEFYEQLQVWS, via the coding sequence ATGGCCAGTTTTACGGGATGCCTTAACTTGGAAGGTGAATTGAAACCTGAAATTTTGAAAGGTGTAGCTGGTATGTGTGCCAAAAATTCTTACAATGTAACTGTTGACCAGCTCGAGGATGCTTATGAGTATTACAAAACGAGTGCCGTTTCCATTGACGACATTCCaaatttcaacttctctATTCCCGTGGATGTGCCTATTTTGGTCGACCGAGCAACTGTCATGGATTACAAGATCTCCTATATAAATTTCTTGGGAAACTACAACAATTCCATCTATTACGGCTCCGGATCCCTTGGATACTGGGCATTGGCTTTGCTCATTGCATCCATTGCCCACTGGaccaagtttttggcaCCCGAGTTTGTGAAGAAAAGATGTGGAAGGTACACTAATTGGTTCCGGAAAAACCTCACCATGTCTGCCGTCAGTAAAACCCGAGCAGAGCCCATGAAGATTAAGGGCGTGGCGATAGCCCTTATCCCCACGAGATTGGAAACAGCGGTGACGGTGGGCtatttggtggtggtgataataTGTGCTGGTTGCGAAATCAAGTATTATCCCCGTGAAATGGTCTTCGCCAGTAAGACTCAAGCGTTGGCGAGATACATAGCGGTTCGGACAGGGATCTTGGCATCATTTTCGGCACcgttgttgattttgtttgcTGGAAGAAACAATTTTTTGCAGTGGGCTACCGGATGgaattttgcaacctttaTTGCCTACCACCGGTGGGTGGGTAGAGTGGTATTCACACTCGTGTTGGTGCATGCGGTGGGATATACCATCACCTTCAAGGGTCGCTACGCTGAAGAAATGGCCGAAAACTACGTGATATGGGGAACCATTGCCACTGTTGCAGGAGGTCTCATTATGGTTCAAGGtcttttggtgttgagaagaaggagTTACGAgatctttctctttttgcACATAGTATTGGCGGCTTTATTCATAGGAGGTGCCTGGCTTCATGTCGACACGTTAGGTTACATCAACTGGTACTATGCTACAACAGCTATCTGGTGTGTGGACCGGGTGGTGAGAGTCATCAGGTTAGTACTTTTTGGGTTCCCCGTTTCCACCGTCCAATTGGTGGCCGGCGAAACCCTCAAAGTAATCACACCCAAACCATCGTACTGGAAGTCTGTTCCCGGAGGCCACGCATTTATTCACTTCATCAGACCTTCGTGCTTCTGGCAATCACATCCATTCACATTTACTGAGGCTGTCGAAACAAACGACAAGATAGTCCTCTATTGTAAAATCAAAGGAGGAGTCACACATGGTCTTTACAAGCACATAGCGTCTCAGCCGGGCCAGACAGTTAAAATGAGGGTAGGAATTGAAGGTCCATACGGAGAACCGacggctgcaaaatacTGCGACACTGCGGTGTTCGTGGCAGGGGGTAATGGAATCCCCGGTATTTACAGTGAGGCCTACGACTTGGCACGTAGGGACTCTAAACAGAAGGTCAAGCTAGTGTGGATCGTTAGAGAATACAAGTCATTGGACTGGTTTTATGAGGAATTACAGTTTTTGAAAGGTAAGAACATCGAGACTATTGTTTATGTGACAAGACCTATAAACCAAGCTGCAGACTCGGACcaggaaaagaaaaagacgGAAGACTCTGATGAATCGAGCTTTAAAGCTGCTGAAGATTTGTGTCACGTGGAGTTCAGGCACGGGAGACCAGATGTGGAAGACTTTGTCAAGCATGAGATTGATGAGAGTAACGGTTCCATTGGGTTTGTGACTTGTGGACACCCTGAAATGGTGGACCACTTACGGTATGTTGTGAGTCACAACCTCTCGGAGGAGAAGCGGATCGAGTTTTACGAGCAGTTACAAGTGTGGTCATAG
- a CDS encoding uncharacterized protein (EggNog:ENOG503Q2ZU; COG:K), with translation MSEIQRLPPTAAHLNTSAPGEPGNVPQAGSGPAPSLSAAPVDSKTASATSTSLSNSVTSTSSIASSNNASPAPGQHTIQPAGAGTNLIPVHPNAKTTTQVNNGTTTTKTNISSPVCHNCKTQTTPLWRRDETGQVLCNACGLFLKLHGRPRPSSLKTDTIKSRNRVKQSGSNSTKSSAPNTPKLESKDHGTTPKPSIKKSPKLSKKMDASQTHASGTPQVYTHQFNSPTLHLQNHHLSHTVQPLHYPSSTPTNFAPGLQRITSPLLLSNTSSISNTRNSNAASAANNSIHQAAGALENMSNELGPSATFQMNKVSTPISLINNNKAQIKREQSPVFSTPSSALNYSKPLTPTTERTTINSPSFGPQYHLSQTNPSHLSMGASSTPETLPPIQQVASLGKPSLPHISNLAPHQPPVQGSNNGGHNNGNNNNNNNHNQSNNENSDSSGNRDGGNDGERKKDEEITILKTRISELELVNDLYRTRIMELEAMEQAARLRENSMRRRLDEIVSLQEGGDAKRAKYDV, from the coding sequence ATGAGTGAGATCCAACGGTTACCTCCCACCGCTGCCCACTTGAACACATCTGCACCAGGGGAGCCTGGTAATGTTCCACAAGCAGGTAGCGGTCCAGCCCCATCCTTATCGGCCGCTCCTGTTGATAGCAAAACAGCTTCAGCTACTTCCACTTCTTTAAGTAATTCAGTTACTTCGACAAGTAGCATAGCTTCCAGCAACAACGCTAGCCCAGCCCCTGGTCAGCATACGATTCAACCCGCTGGAGCTGGTaccaacttgattccaGTTCATCCTAATGCCAAGACCACTACCCAGGTGAATAATGGTACCACTACCACAAAGACAAATATTTCATCTCCTGTGTGTCATAACTGTAAGACGCAGACAACTCCGTTGTGGAGAAGGGATGAAACTGGTCAGGTGTTGTGTAATGCCTGTGGGTTATTTCTTAAGCTTCATGGAAGACCACGTCCTAGTTCTTTAAAGACCGATACGATCAAATCGAGGAACAGAGTGAAACAATCGGGCAGCAACTCCACCAAGTCATCGGCTCCTAACACCCCTAAGTTGGAGTCTAAAGATCATGGAACCACTCCAAAGCCTTCTATCAAGAAATCTCCTAAACTTTCTAAGAAGATGGACGCTTCTCAAACTCATGCTTCGGGAACCCCTCAAGTATACACCCACCAGTTCAATAGTCCAACATTGCACTTGCAAAATCACCATTTGTCTCACACAGTGCAACCGTTACATTatccatcttcaactcctACGAACTTTGCTCCGGGTTTACAGAGAATTACTTCTCCGTTGTTGCTTTCCAATACTTCTTCGATCTCCAACACCAGAAACAGTAACGCTGCTAGTGCCGCAAACAACTCTATTCACCAAGCCGCAGGTGCTTTGGAAAACATGTCCAACGAATTGGGTCCAAGTGCTACTTTCCAGATGAACAAAGTGTCGACTCCAATATCCTTGATTAATAATAATAAGGCCCAAATAAAGAGAGAACAAAGTCCAGTTTTTTCCACACCTTCACTGGCTCTTAATTACCTGAAGCCTTTGACGCCAACCACAGAAAGAACGACGATAAACTCTCCTAGCTTTGGTCCTCAGTATCATTTATCACAGACCAACCCAAGTCATCTTTCAATGGGGGCATCCAGTACACCGGAAACTTTACCTCCTATCCAACAAGTGGCTTCTTTAGGTAAACCCAGCTTGCCACACATTTCTAACCTAGCACCACATCAACCTCCGGTTCAAGGAAGTAATAATGGTGGACATAACAACGGtaacaacaacaacaataataATCACAACCAAAGCAACAATGAGAATAGCGACAGCTCAGGAAACCGAGATGGAGGCAATGACGGCGAAAGGAAGAAGGACGAGGAAATCACGATTTTGAAGACGAGAATCAGTGAGTTGGAACTTGTAAATGATTTATACAGAACCAGAATAATGGAGCTTGAAGCCATGGAGCAAGCTGCAAGACTCAGAGAAAACTCtatgagaagaagattaGATGAGATTGTGAGTTTGCAAGAAGGAGGAGATGCAAAGAGAGCAAAGTATGATGTGTGA